AATTCTAGTTTATCTCGTTAGTATGAATGAGTGCGAAATAAATGTCGacggaattatttataaacatttcggTGGACACGTTTTTGAGTGCTTTAATACATCTGTTACTGTATAGTTACGCGCGTTGCAGACCATATTTGAGGTTAGTCTGTCTTAGCTCCATACGAAGGTATTATTTCCTACTTGCATGCAGTTTGTGTAAGCTTAGTACAACTATGAGTAATTTCCTCAGCCTTACAATCTGAACTGAACGATCTTAGTATAGTTTTCGATTTATAACCCGCATTACGTTGTAggtacatattaaatataaatgaattatatattgtCTTCTGTTTAGCACGAGGTTCCTCTACTATTAACAGTGTTGTTTAagctattatgttatttttctttagttGTTTCAAACATTTTCTCATGAcgtgtatattgttttattcatttcataataaatatgccaataaaattgttgattccgtgcatgTCCTAAAGTACCTACGCATAATGTTTTTAGCAACCAACACTATGTTTTGGTAGTTGAAATTTTTCAGACGGACCGTTATgagtttttaaagtaattgttcgtaaatatttgcaatatatttcCGTCTGCGATTCGTGCGCCATAACGGTATAAAacaaatgctcaaggccgttttcTCGTGGGAGGGCAATTAGAAGACTCATGGATGTGTCGCCGACTTTAAGCGAAAGGAATCGAGATTACCAAGGAATGACTTGTCATTACATTATTCATTGTAACCTATAAACATTCGATTTCATAAATCACCACCGCCTTTCTGGAAAGCACGTTCCATctgagaagaacgggcaagaaactccaGCGTTGCtctttacaaaattagttcAAGATGATAATATGTAGAgtgcatttataaaaaagtatctCCAAAAAGCTCTCCATTCgaaactcaatttaaaatcgACTTAAATTATTTAGCTTTTGTACTGTCATGCATATTGCTTGTGTATATTCTCTAGGCGtagtaaaatacaaacatatgtCATGCCTTTATCCCtggaggggtaggcagaagcacaACTAGTGCAGCcatttttcgccgtgtgtattctatTCCATGATAAGATAGGAGAACCcaatcgccatatcagacactAATTTCAGATTTTCGGcaaatactgagtagaaaagtcAGTATCATTTTgctcatgtatgtatgtaaattctGCGGATttgcattaggccagcgtggtggattaagagCTTAAATCTTCTCGGCAGtaaaggagacccgtgcccagcagtcaTGGGAGAGtatacatcattatttttagtatattacaaagCCGAAATTAGTTTGCCGAGAATCAGTAGCACAATCCATTGCACAagttttaagataatattttatattttgtatctaaaaCATATTAATCTAAAACATATtaccttttgtattaataaaatttcggCGCATGTCGGTCGCTCACTAATACCTACTACTACAGCCGACCGGTACAAGCACACCCTTCCGCACCCtgcggccccgcacacgtcccggTCGCTCCCTGCGGCGGCACGGGCGGCGGttctaattattttgtatttttatgtgatcttttacatcaaaatctaatttgggtgtttcgcctttatggtatacaaaaattaatctcGTATgatacagagctggtattattattttatatatgtcgTTAGAAGATTTACCGGTGGCGGCATTTTACtgatataattatgtacttatgcTGAGAgacataatatgtaattgtaCGTGGTTATCATAAAATGTTGTggtgtaaaacaaataaattataatcaataataaaattataaacacgtATATCCTTGAGATTTCAAGATAagataacataaattttatttaatacacgaCACAAACAGATTGGAGccatttgttaatattattaagtacctaACGTAGCGAAGCGCGAACCATGTCAGATCACGAGCAAATACTAATCGAGCTACTAAACAAGATAATCGCCGAGCAAGCGCTCGTCGCTCCTCGAGTGAAGATACACCCGATCAGCAGCGGCGGAGCCAACTTCACCACCAGCTGTTCCAGGCAACCATCAGCCTCGGAGACAATGAGCTGAAACTGTTCGCAAAAGTGGCAGCTGTCGGAGAAAAATTCAGACAACAACTTCCAGATTTCCGATTGTTTGAAACAGAAAATGATTTTTACACCAAACTTatgaaaatatacgaaaacctTCAAGAGAAGCACAATGTACCGCAAGACAAACGGTTTGTAGCGCCGAAGTGTTACGGATGCAGCGGCAAGCTGTATGAAGAAGTCATTGTTTTGGAGGACTTGTCGGCACAAGGGTTCACAGTGTACGACAGGATGAAGTCGGTCGATTGGGACTACGCCTCCAAGGCTGTGGAAGAAATCGCTAAGTTCCACGCCCTATCTTTCGCATTTGAGAATGAAAATAAAGAAGAATTTGACAAATACTTGTCAGAATTAACATTTAAGTGGGATTCAGAGAATCCACAGTTCGACGAAATAATTCAAAAGGGACTCAGCGTTGTTAAGGAAGAAAATAGAAGTAGACTAGAAGCGTTTTTAGCTACCTTTTCGTGGAAGAGTTTCGATGAAATATCTAAACCAGCAAAATTTACTGTACTAGCACATTGCGACAACAGAGTTAGCAACCAAATGTACAAAGTACACGAGGTGAGTACATAATATCAACCAATAAGGATAACAAGTAGTTTTTACTATAATTCTTAGAATTTTCCAGATCTTGCGACGGTAAGATCCCCGACTTGCCTGATTTTAGAATCAAAAGTTACAAGCAAAAAGCGTATTatctctttaaaatatatttctatacaaaattataacatgtCCGTAATAACtgacattttttaatcatattttcacTTGTCGGCATGTAGTTTTTCTAATtggtacttttattatttacaggaCGGTCGAGTAGAGGTCAAAATTGTGGATTATCAGACCATCCGAGGAGCGTCTCCGGCCCTCGACTTGCTGTACTTCATCTTCTCTGGC
The window above is part of the Manduca sexta isolate Smith_Timp_Sample1 unplaced genomic scaffold, JHU_Msex_v1.0 HiC_scaffold_2855, whole genome shotgun sequence genome. Proteins encoded here:
- the LOC119192503 gene encoding uncharacterized protein LOC119192503 encodes the protein MKIYENLQEKHNVPQDKRFVAPKCYGCSGKLYEEVIVLEDLSAQGFTVYDRMKSVDWDYASKAVEEIAKFHALSFAFENENKEEFDKYLSELTFKWDSENPQFDEIIQKGLSVVKEENRSRLEAFLATFSWKSFDEISKPAKFTVLAHCDNRVSNQMYKVHEDGRVEVKIVDYQTIRGASPALDLLYFIFSGTDEKFRAEHYDRLLDHYYNELSLAMKRLGLNPDEIYSREDFNFEYQTKLPFGLSLAVITLPLVTIDEENAPKVDKDLDINNFVLDNTSDVFSERLNGVVNDFLRWGFL